A stretch of Plutella xylostella chromosome 10, ilPluXylo3.1, whole genome shotgun sequence DNA encodes these proteins:
- the LOC105382029 gene encoding nuclear pore complex protein Nup154 codes for MPSVVSSAQRPLPVDGTKMQLECLETAGCTLDRYICADNSRPSFLEITGIAAQRVPTCSGLNTGDYKNLAALLNHQNLSQLKTVNKVPLPPEIMEHFAHMQCHCLMGVFPEISRVWLTIDSNIYVWAFEHGSDVAYFDGLGETIVSVGLVKPRPGVFQSFVKYLLVLTTTVEIVVLGVTFSSSKPDGSTEFEEMHLVPEPVFVMPNDGICMMSVKSTSNGRIFMGGKDGCLYEITYKAQLGWFGKHCKKVNHSTSALSFLVPAFLNAALYDEDAIVKIEVDNSRHILYTLTEKGCIEVFDLGSDGEGLTKVARLTQGKIVSLAVDIVKTLEGNNFKPVIAISAVDESESEHLNLVAVTQTGARLYFSTGSGDANPGGPSNRPQYLNLLHVRLPPGFTPNASVLKPKQVHSAVYENGTLLMVCSSGGAEAETLWCLSRALPGAGFSEAHSLLPLDGPAWALTPLPPAHANHLSPALMAKREVWSLSRWAVVTGAGAALLTAGAAPDLLRSLLRDCHGPDAQPVKDFFQLQNVEQACACAVYLACEEAGAEPLGEWAARAFLLHGSQPAPYQPQESMQMTSTIGSPKFSPRQMSTPMTMRGPLGPVTLSQQYQQGQMNQSYMSSPNQSHAGQSPYHPNMMSPTPFNQSSFQGNITQQQRDPNGPIQVEFSAKHNGLYIYVGRILAPIWNLKCVSKSVSDSKEFMSSTVTGEDCAHVVQRLRRAAAFMQRTLAPPHSDEHASLHALTVFTNMAIEMLSLWKVLSEHQFHVIAANLPPEQQSALQAAGFRELLVGGQEVACLLLGALVAGYLRDNASVDGISQKLRQLCPTLYRQEDATCSKANELLIFAKQQKNPAERDEMLQHALKLCMDVAPNVNLPVVCSKLVAAGFFSGVVDLCVACANKLDPQNKAIHYYRSDQPSQDREGHLAYYRRMEIYREVCGALERLYEAQSNGGGEARPESALTMSPTQANYQGRKLVWECLSRDDELLHVAVYEWLVTKRLGSELVSLGTAPPASLRTYLQAAARGAPPATALHLLDLLWKVLEKSGDHLAAADVLEGLATRPGSGATLEQRISWLSAGVVCVRGAGGAGGGGGALLRRLEEAGEVARVQRAVRAAAAALPSIRAPPPHAMQRLDDELLEITQLYEEYADRYNLWECKLAIVQCSGHNDSLLVENIWSNILAEAEGAARALATADERLDSMLSKLTTLAKEYVNTGHCFPLYFIVRQLEITSCKLQADHRMVFKAVLNIGVSLELVLDIYIKLVSVNERAWLASGDELHVCRVCALLLEAARELAPALPPAARRRCLARAKDLHEAALSALQARPNTQRLIDRISVAQAHLDRMD; via the exons ATCATCAAAATTTATCACAGTTGAAAACTGTGAACAAAGTTCCGCTGCCTCCTGAAATAATGGAACATTTTGCCC ATATGCAATGTCATTGTCTCATGGGAGTATTTCCAGAAATTAGTAGAGTTTGGCTTACAATAGATAGCAATATCTATGTTTGGGCATTTGAGCATGGCAGTGATGTGGCATACTTTGACGGACTGGGAGAGACAATTGTGAGCGTGGGCCTCGTCAAACCAAGACCTGGAGTATTCCAAAGCTTTGTCAAGTATCTTCTAGTTTTGACTACTACAGTTGAAATTGTGGTTCTTG GTGTAACATTTTCATCAAGCAAGCCTGATGGGTCCACCGAGTTTGAAGAAATGCACCTGGTGCCTGAACCTGTGTTTGTGATGCCCAACGACGGAATCTGCATGATGTCGGTCAAGTCCACCAGCAATGGTCGCATCTTTATGGGTGGTAAAGATGGATGTCTGTatgaaattacttataag GCACAACTAGGCTGGTTTGGGAAGCattgtaaaaaagtaaatcATTCCACAAGTGCGCTATCATTCCTAGTACCCGCCTTCCTGAATGCTGCCTTATATGATGAGGATGCCATTGTGAAAATAGAAGTGGATAACTCCCGCCACATTTTGTACACTTTGACTGAAAAAGGTTGTATTGAAGTGTTTGATTTGGGCTCTGATGGGGAAGGGCTCACAAAGGTTGCTCGACTGACTCAAGGGAAGATTGTATCACTAGCTGTAGATATTGTAAA gacGCTAGAAGGCAATAATTTCAAACCTGTGATAGCAATATCAGCTGTAGATGAATCAGAGTCGGAACACCTGAACCTGGTAGCGGTGACTCAGACGGGGGCCAGACTGTATTTTAGTACAGGAAGCGGAGA TGCGAATCCAGGAGGGCCATCGAATAGACCTCAGTATTTGAACCTACTGCATGTGCGATTGCCACCGGGATTCACGCCTAATGCTTCTGTACTAAAACCGAAACAAGTACATAGTGCAGTTTACGAAAACG GCACCCTCCTAATGGTGTGCTCATCGGGCGGCGCGGAGGCGGAGACGCTCTGGTGCCTGTCGCGCGCGCTGCCCGGAGCAGGGTTCAGCGAGGCGCACTCGCTGCTGCCGCTGGACGGGCCCGCCTGGGCGCTGACGCCGCTGCCGCCCGCGCACGCCAACCATCTGTCGCCCGCGCTGATGGCTAAGAGAG AAGTATGGAGCCTATCCCGCTGGGCGGTGGTGACGGGCGCGGGCGCTGCGCTGCTGACAGCTGGCGCCGCTCCGGACCTGCTGCGGTCGTTGTTGAGAGACTGCCACGGACCCGACGCGCAGCCGGTCAAGGACTTCTTCCAG CTGCAGAACGTGGAGCAAGCGTGCGCGTGCGCAGTGTACTTAGCGTGCGAGGAGGCGGGCGCGGAGCCGCTGGGCGAGTGGGCGGCGCGCGCCTTCCTGCTGCACGGCTCGCAGCCCGCCCCCTACCAGCCACAGGAGTCTATGCAGATGACTAGCACTATTG GTTCACCGAAGTTCTCGCCGCGTCAAATGTCGACGCCCATGACGATGCGAGGCCCGCTCGGGCCGGTGACCCTCAGCCAGCAGTACCAGCAGGGGCAGATGAACCAGTCCTACATGAGCTCTCCCAACCAGTCGCACGCCGGACAGTCCCCCTACCATCCCAACATGATGAGTCCGACGCCGTTCAACCAGAGCTCGTTCCAGGGAAATATCACTCAGCAGCAAAGAGATCCGAACGGCCCTATTCAAGTCGAGTTCAGTGCGAAACATAACGGtctttatatttatgttgGACGGATTTTGGCACCTATTTGGAATCTGAAATGCGTGTCGAAGTCTGTATCGGATAGTAAGGAATTT ATGTCAAGCACGGTGACGGGCGAGGACTGCGCGCACGTGGTGCAGCgcctgcgccgcgccgccgccttcATGCAGCGCACGCTCGCGCCGCCGCACTCCGACGAACACGCCTCGCTGCACGCGCTCACCGTGTTCACTA ATATGGCGATAGAGATGTTGAGCCTCTGGAAGGTTCTGTCGGAGCATCAGTTCCACGTGATCGCCGCCAACCTGCCGCCGGAACAGCAGAGCGCCTTGCAAGCAGCTGGCTTCAG GGAGCTATTGGTCGGTGGTCAAGAAGTGGCCTGTCTGCTACTCGGAGCGCTCGTGGCGGGATACCTTCGTGATAATGCTTCAGTGGACGGCATCTCGCAGAAGCTGCGACAACTGTGCCCCACTCTGTACAGACAAGAAGACGCCACGTGTTCTAAG GCAAATGAGCTGCTAATATTCGCCAAGCAGCAAAAGAATCCAGCTGAACGAGATGAAATGCTTCAACACGCCCTGAAACTATGCATG GACGTAGCACCGAACGTGAATCTACCAGTAGTGTGCTCCAAGCTAGTAGCGGCCGGCTTCTTCTCCGGGGTCGTTGACCTGTGCGTGGCGTGCGCCAACAAGCTGGACCCTCAGAACAAGGCCATACACTACTACAGGAGCGACCAGCCCAGCCAGGACCGCGAGGGGCATCTCGCCTACTACAGGAG AATGGAGATATACCGCGAGGTGTGCGGCGCGCTGGAGCGTCTGTACGAGGCGCAGAGcaacggcggcggcgaggcgcgCCCCGAGTCCGCGCTCACCATGTCGCCCACTCAGGCCAACTACCAG gGAAGAAAGCTAGTGTGGGAGTGCCTCTCCCGCGACGACGAGCTGCTACACGTAGCAGTCTACGAGTGGCTCGTCACCAAACGACTTGGCTCAG AGCTAGTATCCCTAGGCACGGCGCCACCCGCCTCTCTCCGCACGTACCTGCAAGCGGCGGCCCgcggcgcgccgcccgccaccGCGCTGCATCTACTGGACCTGCTGTGGAAGGTTCTGGAGAAGTCTGGGGACCACCTCGCGGCCGCTGATGTGCTGGAGGGACTGGCTACTAGGCCCGG CTCCGGCGCCACCCTCGAGCAGCGCATCTCATGGCTCTCCGCCGGCGTAGTCTgcgtgcggggcgcgggcggcgcggggggcgggggcggcgcccTACTGCGGCGGCTGGAGGAGGCGGGCGAGGTGGCGCGCGTGCAGCGGGCCGtgcgcgcggccgccgcggcGCTGCCCAGTAtacgcgcgccgccgccgcacgccATGCAGCGGTTAGATGACGAGCTGCTCGAGATCACTCAG CTATACGAAGAGTACGCGGACCGCTACAACCTGTGGGAGTGCAAGCTGGCCATCGTGCAGTGCTCGGGCCACAACGACTCGCTACTCGTAGAGAACATCTGGAGCAACATACTGGCCGAGGCGGagggcgcggcgcgcgcgctcgcCACGGCCGATGAGAGATTGGACTCTATGTTGAGCAAACTGACTACATTGGCCAAGGAGTATGTCAACACTGGGCATTGCTTCCCGTTGT ATTTCATCGTGCGACAGCTTGAAATAACTAGCTGCAAACTGCAAGCTGACCACCGCATGGTGTTCAAGGCCGTGTTGAACATTGGCGTATCACTAGAACTAGTCCTGGATATCTacattaa GCTGGTGAGCGTGAACGAGCGCGCGTGGCTGGCGAGCGGCGACGAGCTGCACGTGTGCCGCGTGTGCGCGCTGCTGCTGGAGGCGGCGCGCGAGCTGGCCCCCGCgctgccgcccgccgcgcgccgccgctgccTCGCGCGCGCCAAGGACCTGCACGAGGCCGCGCTGTCCGCGCTGCAG GCTCGTCCAAATACTCAGCGGCTCATCGATAGAATTTCAGTGGCGCAAGCGCATCTCGACCGCATGGACTGA